In a single window of the Streptacidiphilus sp. P02-A3a genome:
- the prcA gene encoding proteasome subunit alpha, with protein sequence MSTPFYVSPQQAMADRAEYARKGIARGRSVVVLTYTDGIVFVAENTSRALHKVSEIYDRIAFAAVGRYNEFENLRIGGVRYADLRGYSYDRADVNARGLTNVYAQTLGTIFSSAGEKPYEVELIVAEVGKSADDDQIYRLTHDGSVADERGTVAVGGNSESIGHYLTQHHVAGLSLPEALKLAVDALARDPNGGSPRTLTQDQLEVAVLDRSRWQQRKFKRIVGAQLGRLLAGDETATGDVEDDEPQASDQD encoded by the coding sequence GTGTCGACGCCGTTCTACGTCTCACCCCAGCAGGCCATGGCCGACCGCGCGGAGTACGCCCGCAAGGGCATCGCGCGCGGTCGCAGCGTGGTCGTGCTCACCTACACCGACGGCATCGTCTTCGTGGCCGAGAACACCTCGCGGGCGCTGCACAAGGTCTCCGAGATCTACGACCGCATCGCCTTCGCCGCGGTGGGCCGCTACAACGAGTTCGAGAACCTCAGGATCGGCGGCGTGCGCTACGCCGACCTGCGGGGCTACTCCTACGACCGGGCCGACGTGAACGCCCGGGGCCTGACCAACGTCTACGCCCAGACCCTGGGCACGATCTTCTCCTCGGCGGGCGAGAAGCCCTACGAGGTCGAGCTGATCGTGGCCGAGGTGGGCAAGTCCGCGGACGACGACCAGATCTACCGGCTCACCCACGACGGCTCGGTCGCGGACGAGCGCGGCACGGTCGCCGTCGGTGGCAACTCCGAGTCCATCGGGCACTACCTGACGCAGCACCACGTGGCCGGGCTGAGCCTTCCCGAGGCCCTCAAGCTGGCCGTGGACGCCCTCGCCCGGGACCCGAACGGCGGCAGTCCGCGCACGCTCACCCAGGACCAGCTGGAGGTCGCGGTACTCGACCGCAGCCGCTGGCAGCAACGCAAGTTCAAGCGCATCGTCGGCGCCCAGCTGGGCCGACTGCTGGCCGGCGACGAAACTGCCACCGGTGATGTGGAGGACGACGAGCCGCAGGCCTCTGACCAGGACTGA
- the pafA gene encoding Pup--protein ligase has translation MDRRIFGLENEYGVTCTFRGQRRLSPDEVARYLFRRVVSWGRSSNVFLRNGARLYLDVGSHPEYATPECDDVTELVTHDKAGERILEGLLVDAERRLHEEGIAGDVYLFKNNTDSAGNSYGCHENYLVARHGEFSRLADILIPFLVTRQLICGAGKVLQTPRGAVFCVSQRAEHIWEGVSSATTRSRPIINTRDEPHADAERYRRLHVIVGDSNMSETTMLLKVGATDLVLRMIEAGVVLRDLTLENPIRAIREVSHDLTGSRQVRLANGREASALEIQEEYFTKAAEFVDARGLRNGTIAKVLDLWGRTLEAIREQDFSRVDREIDWVMKYQLIDRYRAKHGMSMSHPRVAQIDLAYHDIHRRRGLFYLLQSRGQAERVTTDLKIFEAKSVPPQTTRARLRGDFIRRAQEQRRDFTVDWVHLKLNDQAQRTVLCKDPFRSVDERVEKLIAGM, from the coding sequence ATGGACCGCCGAATCTTCGGGCTGGAGAACGAGTACGGCGTCACCTGTACGTTCCGGGGGCAGCGGCGACTCTCCCCGGACGAGGTGGCCAGGTACCTCTTCCGCCGTGTCGTGTCATGGGGCCGAAGCAGCAACGTCTTTCTGCGCAACGGGGCCCGTCTCTATCTCGACGTGGGTTCGCACCCGGAGTACGCCACTCCGGAGTGCGACGACGTCACCGAACTCGTCACCCACGACAAGGCCGGGGAGCGCATCCTCGAAGGCCTCCTGGTGGACGCCGAAAGGCGGCTGCACGAGGAGGGCATCGCCGGTGACGTCTACCTGTTCAAGAACAACACCGACTCCGCCGGAAACTCCTACGGCTGCCATGAGAACTATCTGGTGGCCCGGCACGGGGAGTTCTCCCGGCTGGCCGACATCCTGATCCCGTTCCTGGTCACCCGGCAGCTGATCTGCGGGGCGGGCAAGGTGCTGCAGACCCCGCGCGGCGCGGTGTTCTGCGTGAGCCAGCGCGCGGAGCACATCTGGGAGGGCGTCAGCTCGGCGACCACCCGCTCCCGCCCGATCATCAACACCCGGGACGAGCCGCACGCCGACGCCGAGCGCTACCGGCGGCTGCACGTCATCGTCGGCGACTCCAACATGTCCGAGACCACCATGCTGCTCAAGGTCGGCGCGACCGACCTGGTGCTGCGCATGATCGAGGCCGGAGTGGTGCTGCGCGACCTGACCCTGGAGAACCCGATCCGGGCGATCCGCGAGGTCAGCCACGACCTCACCGGCTCCCGCCAGGTACGGCTGGCCAACGGCCGCGAGGCCAGCGCGCTGGAGATCCAGGAGGAGTACTTCACCAAGGCCGCCGAGTTCGTCGACGCCAGGGGCCTGCGCAACGGCACCATCGCCAAGGTGCTCGACCTGTGGGGCCGCACCCTGGAGGCGATCCGGGAGCAGGACTTCTCCCGGGTCGACCGGGAGATCGACTGGGTGATGAAGTACCAGCTGATCGACCGTTACCGGGCCAAGCACGGCATGAGCATGTCGCACCCCAGGGTGGCCCAGATCGACCTCGCCTACCACGACATCCACCGCCGCCGGGGGCTGTTCTACCTGCTGCAGAGCCGGGGCCAGGCGGAGCGGGTGACCACCGACCTGAAGATCTTCGAGGCCAAGTCGGTGCCGCCGCAGACCACCCGGGCCCGACTGCGCGGCGACTTCATCCGTCGGGCGCAGGAGCAGCGCCGCGACTTCACCGTGGACTGGGTGCACCTCAAGCTGAACGACCAGGCGCAGCGCACGGTGCTGTGCAAGGACC